The following proteins are co-located in the Fimbriiglobus ruber genome:
- a CDS encoding metallophosphoesterase family protein codes for MRILHTADWHLNDRLGRIDRTDDLRKGVERVAAHCREQKVDVLVVAGDLFSELARPDALRETIRHWQDVFADFLNGGGTILTLTGNHDNENFCQTLRHAMTLAAPAGRHPGERVPPGRLYLAAEPTFLRLRDRTDTFDVQFVLMPFPTPTRYLKGEGGQKYGSPDEKNRLLTEAFNVALKDIRKHPKFDTKAPAVLAAHITVFGSEIGASLFRLSEQEDIVVQGEQFHEQYDYVALGHIHKPQFLAYPHVRYSGSIERLDLGEQHNALGAVLFEIGPKGREGQPVVLPLGGTPIYEITIADPTEAIPRLRAEYPDAHNDLVNLHIHYTAGEHNLEEVLRDLEQIFPRWYARDWKETGALGPSLAGEADRTKSFAETVREFLNTELMNHMDGDRDALLAIADELIKDCE; via the coding sequence ATGCGAATCCTCCATACCGCCGACTGGCACCTGAACGACCGCCTCGGGCGGATCGACCGGACCGACGACTTACGCAAAGGCGTCGAGCGAGTCGCCGCGCATTGTCGGGAACAAAAGGTCGACGTCCTGGTTGTGGCGGGCGATTTGTTCAGCGAACTCGCCCGGCCGGACGCCCTCCGCGAAACGATCCGCCACTGGCAGGACGTGTTCGCGGATTTCCTGAACGGCGGCGGCACCATCCTCACGCTGACCGGCAACCACGACAACGAAAACTTCTGCCAGACCCTCCGCCACGCCATGACGCTGGCAGCCCCCGCCGGCCGACACCCGGGCGAACGAGTCCCACCCGGCCGGCTCTACCTCGCGGCCGAGCCGACGTTCCTCCGCCTCCGCGACCGGACCGACACGTTCGACGTCCAATTCGTCCTCATGCCGTTCCCGACGCCGACGCGCTATCTCAAAGGCGAGGGCGGCCAGAAGTACGGCAGCCCGGACGAGAAGAATCGCCTGCTCACCGAGGCGTTCAACGTCGCCCTCAAGGACATCCGCAAGCACCCGAAATTCGACACTAAAGCCCCGGCTGTATTGGCGGCACACATTACCGTTTTCGGATCCGAGATCGGCGCCTCGCTGTTCCGACTAAGTGAACAGGAAGACATTGTCGTTCAGGGCGAGCAGTTCCACGAGCAATACGACTACGTCGCCCTCGGCCACATCCACAAGCCGCAGTTTCTCGCCTACCCGCACGTCCGGTACTCCGGCAGTATCGAACGGCTCGACCTGGGCGAGCAGCACAACGCCCTCGGCGCCGTGTTATTCGAGATCGGCCCGAAGGGGCGTGAGGGCCAACCCGTGGTGCTTCCGCTGGGGGGAACGCCGATCTACGAAATCACCATCGCCGACCCCACCGAGGCGATCCCTCGCTTGCGGGCCGAATACCCGGACGCCCATAACGACCTCGTGAACCTGCACATTCACTACACGGCCGGCGAACACAACCTGGAGGAAGTACTCCGCGATCTGGAGCAGATCTTCCCCAGGTGGTACGCGCGGGACTGGAAGGAGACCGGCGCGCTGGGGCCATCGCTCGCCGGGGAGGCCGACCGGACCAAGAGTTTCGCCGAGACGGTTCGCGAGTTCCTGAACACCGAACTGATGAACCACATGGACGGGGACCGCGATGCCCTTCTCGCGATCGCGGACGAACTGATCAAGGACTGCGAGTAA
- a CDS encoding DUF1501 domain-containing protein — protein sequence MSDSLSPCPGPRVSRRHLLQVGAASALGISLPKLLRAEESRNRSGTHTTADACILVFLDGGPSHLDMWDLKPDAPAEIRGEFKPIATTVPGVQFGEHLPRMARHMHRAALIRSAHHGVNNSHAAAVYCGLTGHDRGENGGGAKPTDHPAIGSVLGMLRPPDRPVVPYVALPFVTQEGAGGPPQPGFFGGWLGKPRDPLWVLRNPNAADFGMPELTMNPDLDPTRFNARRQLIAHLQSPAGSLADRALQDMDGVCAKAYDLLTSPAMQQAVRIDREDPKTRDAYGRNIYGQSVLLARRMIEAGSRAACISWAPDANATWDTHGGNFKKLKNELLPQLDSAISALLTDLSDRGMLDRTLVVVMGEFGRSPKINAGAGRDHWNFCYSLMMAGGGIRPGYVHGASDKIGAKPSRNPVTPADIVATIYACLGIPADTELKDRFDRPSLLVPWGRPIAEMMT from the coding sequence GTGTCAGACTCTCTCTCCCCGTGCCCCGGTCCGCGCGTCTCGCGGCGCCACTTGCTCCAGGTCGGTGCCGCGTCGGCTCTCGGAATATCGCTCCCGAAATTGCTTCGCGCCGAAGAATCGCGGAACCGCAGCGGAACGCACACGACGGCCGACGCGTGCATCCTCGTCTTCCTGGATGGCGGCCCGTCGCACCTGGATATGTGGGATCTCAAGCCGGACGCGCCGGCCGAGATTCGGGGCGAGTTCAAGCCGATCGCGACGACCGTGCCCGGCGTCCAGTTCGGCGAACACCTGCCGCGGATGGCCAGGCACATGCACCGCGCGGCCCTCATCCGGTCCGCGCACCACGGCGTCAACAACTCGCACGCGGCCGCCGTCTACTGCGGACTGACCGGCCACGATCGGGGCGAGAACGGCGGCGGGGCGAAGCCGACCGACCACCCGGCGATCGGCTCCGTCCTCGGTATGCTCCGCCCGCCGGACCGACCCGTCGTGCCATACGTGGCATTGCCGTTCGTCACCCAGGAAGGGGCCGGCGGGCCGCCGCAGCCGGGGTTTTTCGGCGGGTGGCTGGGCAAGCCGCGCGACCCGCTCTGGGTTCTCCGCAACCCGAACGCGGCCGACTTCGGCATGCCCGAATTGACCATGAACCCGGACCTCGACCCGACTCGCTTCAATGCCCGGCGGCAACTGATCGCCCACCTTCAATCACCAGCTGGTTCACTTGCCGACCGCGCCCTTCAAGACATGGACGGCGTTTGCGCGAAGGCTTACGACCTGCTCACCTCACCCGCGATGCAGCAGGCGGTGCGCATCGACCGGGAAGACCCGAAGACGCGGGACGCCTACGGGCGGAACATTTACGGCCAGAGCGTTCTACTCGCCAGACGGATGATCGAGGCCGGTAGCCGGGCGGCGTGCATCTCCTGGGCGCCCGACGCCAACGCCACCTGGGACACGCACGGCGGGAATTTTAAGAAACTGAAGAACGAGTTACTTCCACAGCTGGATTCGGCAATCTCTGCCCTTCTCACGGACCTTTCCGACCGCGGAATGCTCGACCGTACCCTCGTTGTAGTCATGGGCGAGTTCGGGCGGTCGCCGAAGATCAACGCCGGTGCCGGCCGCGACCACTGGAACTTCTGCTACTCGCTCATGATGGCTGGTGGTGGGATTCGGCCGGGGTACGTTCATGGGGCGAGCGACAAGATCGGGGCCAAGCCGAGCCGGAACCCGGTCACGCCCGCCGACATCGTGGCCACGATTTACGCCTGCCTCGGCATCCCGGCCGACACCGAGCTGAAGGACCGATTCGACCGCCCGTCGCTACTTGTGCCGTGGGGAAGACCGATCGCGGAAATGATGACTTAA
- a CDS encoding PSD1 and planctomycete cytochrome C domain-containing protein, with product MPLASPTRLALSVILVCLGLVSAAPRAAADTVPDFAREVRPILSQYCFKCHGPDDKARKAKLRLDEPGAAVKHGAIVAGNVDSEFVQRLFSDDAEQRMPPAATKMTLTAVQKDVLKRWVAAGAKYESHWAYVKPTRPALPAVHDPKWVVRNPIDAFILARLAKEGLSQSPEADRATLLRRVYLDLIGLPPSPEEVSAFVADQSPDAYEKVVDALLKSPQYGERWARKWLDLARYADTNGYEKDRPRSIWPYRNWVIAALNADMPFDEFTIKQLAGDMLPNATPADRIATGFHRNTMLNEEGGIDPQEFRYYSVVDRLATTGTTWMGLTVGCAQCHTHKYDPISHTEYFRLFAFLNNADEPEMALPDPTITTAQNDTAARVAKLTSELGSHFPKGVDADRAFAHWLWVERARATPWRTIQPTDAKSNSPLLTIEADGTVFASGDMTKSDTYDLTFRGDFIGVAAVRVEALPDDRLPKGGPGRIFYEGPFGDFKLSEITATADGRPVKFTRASHSFAAGGNTAAAAIDGNQQSGWTITGGQGKRHVAVFSFGEPLGPTKELDLKMLFEHYYSCGLGKFRVSVTTARHSRATDIPPAIEALLLKQDATLTTADRTTLREHFYLTTTHLAAARKQIDDLRKQVPQPTTTLVMSERPGNNPRPTFLHQRGEFLRSAERVEAGVPAFLPTIPAASRDRLAFAKWLVSADNPLTARVTVNRTWAALFGRGLVKTTDDFGYQGEFPSHPELLDWLAVEFVQPSDPAAREWSMKRLHKLIVTSATYRQTSRATPATREKDPQNVLLARGPRVRLDAEVIRDSALKVAGLLTNKVGGPSVHPPQPASVTEAAYGGQAWPVSNGPDRYRRSLYTFTKRTAPFAAYTTFDAPSGEACVARRDVSNTPLQALTLLNDHMFLEAATAAGKAVAAAPGSEADKVKLIFREFLSRNPTPDEMKLLSGFLEKETRHYSEKPVDARTLTGAAAGEKPATVAARAAWVALARTLMNLDEFVTKN from the coding sequence ATGCCATTGGCCTCTCCGACCCGCCTTGCTCTGAGCGTAATCCTTGTCTGTCTGGGGCTGGTCTCGGCCGCACCGCGGGCGGCAGCAGACACAGTTCCGGACTTCGCCCGCGAAGTTCGGCCCATCCTGTCCCAATACTGCTTCAAGTGCCACGGCCCAGACGATAAGGCCCGCAAAGCGAAACTGCGACTGGACGAACCCGGCGCGGCGGTCAAGCACGGGGCGATCGTTGCGGGCAACGTCGACAGCGAATTCGTCCAACGGTTGTTTTCGGACGACGCGGAGCAGCGGATGCCGCCGGCGGCGACAAAGATGACGCTGACAGCCGTTCAAAAAGACGTGTTGAAACGGTGGGTCGCGGCCGGTGCGAAGTACGAATCACACTGGGCCTACGTCAAACCGACCCGCCCTGCCCTGCCCGCCGTCCACGACCCGAAATGGGTGGTACGGAACCCGATCGACGCCTTCATCCTCGCGAGGCTGGCGAAAGAGGGGCTGTCGCAGTCGCCCGAGGCGGACCGGGCCACCCTGCTCCGGCGGGTTTACCTCGACCTGATCGGCCTGCCGCCGTCGCCGGAAGAAGTCAGCGCGTTCGTGGCGGACCAGTCCCCGGACGCTTACGAGAAGGTGGTGGATGCGCTGCTGAAGTCGCCACAGTACGGCGAGCGGTGGGCGCGAAAGTGGCTCGATCTGGCCCGGTACGCCGACACGAACGGGTACGAGAAGGACCGCCCGCGGAGCATCTGGCCGTACCGCAACTGGGTGATCGCCGCCCTCAACGCGGACATGCCGTTCGACGAATTCACGATCAAGCAACTCGCGGGCGACATGCTCCCGAACGCCACCCCGGCCGACCGCATCGCCACCGGCTTCCACCGCAACACGATGCTGAACGAGGAAGGCGGCATCGACCCGCAGGAGTTCCGCTATTACTCCGTGGTCGACCGGTTGGCCACGACCGGCACCACCTGGATGGGCCTGACGGTCGGCTGTGCCCAGTGCCACACGCACAAATACGACCCGATCTCCCACACGGAATACTTCCGTCTGTTCGCGTTTTTGAACAACGCGGACGAACCGGAAATGGCCCTACCCGACCCGACAATCACGACTGCCCAAAACGACACCGCGGCTCGCGTCGCGAAACTGACCAGCGAACTGGGCAGCCATTTCCCGAAGGGCGTCGACGCCGACCGCGCCTTCGCGCACTGGCTCTGGGTTGAGCGGGCGCGGGCAACGCCCTGGCGCACGATCCAGCCGACGGATGCGAAATCGAACTCCCCGCTCCTGACGATCGAAGCCGACGGCACGGTGTTCGCCAGCGGCGACATGACCAAGAGCGACACCTACGACCTCACGTTCCGCGGCGATTTTATCGGCGTCGCGGCCGTTCGCGTTGAAGCCTTGCCGGACGACCGATTGCCGAAGGGCGGCCCGGGCAGGATTTTCTACGAAGGCCCGTTCGGCGACTTCAAACTCAGTGAAATCACCGCCACGGCCGACGGCCGCCCGGTGAAGTTTACCCGCGCCTCGCACTCGTTCGCCGCGGGCGGGAATACCGCCGCGGCCGCGATCGACGGGAACCAACAGTCCGGATGGACCATCACTGGCGGGCAAGGTAAACGGCACGTCGCCGTCTTCTCGTTCGGTGAACCACTGGGGCCGACGAAAGAACTCGACCTGAAGATGCTGTTCGAGCATTATTACTCCTGCGGACTGGGCAAGTTCCGCGTGTCCGTGACGACCGCCCGTCACTCGCGGGCCACGGACATTCCGCCCGCGATCGAAGCCCTGCTTTTGAAACAGGACGCCACTCTCACCACCGCCGACCGGACCACGCTGCGGGAACACTTTTACCTCACGACGACTCATCTGGCCGCAGCGCGCAAGCAAATCGACGACCTCCGCAAACAGGTGCCCCAGCCGACGACAACGCTGGTCATGAGCGAGCGGCCGGGCAACAACCCGCGGCCGACCTTCCTGCACCAGCGTGGCGAGTTCCTCCGCTCGGCCGAGCGTGTCGAGGCGGGCGTGCCGGCGTTCCTGCCGACGATTCCGGCCGCTTCGAGGGACCGGCTCGCGTTCGCGAAATGGCTGGTGTCCGCGGACAACCCGCTCACCGCCCGGGTGACTGTGAACCGCACGTGGGCGGCACTCTTCGGCCGCGGACTGGTTAAAACAACGGACGACTTCGGCTATCAGGGCGAATTCCCGAGCCACCCCGAACTGTTGGACTGGCTGGCCGTCGAGTTCGTTCAACCAAGCGATCCCGCGGCCCGCGAGTGGTCGATGAAGCGCTTGCACAAGCTCATCGTGACCTCGGCCACGTACCGGCAGACGTCCCGCGCGACGCCCGCGACGCGGGAGAAAGATCCGCAAAACGTCCTCCTCGCCCGCGGCCCGCGGGTCCGCCTGGACGCGGAAGTGATCCGCGATTCTGCCCTCAAAGTTGCCGGGTTGTTGACGAACAAGGTGGGCGGCCCGAGCGTTCACCCGCCGCAGCCGGCGAGCGTCACCGAGGCGGCGTATGGCGGCCAGGCGTGGCCCGTCAGCAACGGCCCGGACCGATACCGGCGGAGTCTCTACACGTTCACCAAGCGCACGGCGCCGTTCGCGGCTTACACCACATTCGACGCGCCGAGTGGGGAAGCGTGTGTGGCTCGCCGCGACGTGTCGAATACGCCGCTCCAGGCACTCACCCTGCTCAACGACCATATGTTCCTCGAAGCCGCCACCGCCGCGGGCAAAGCCGTCGCGGCCGCCCCGGGTAGCGAAGCGGACAAAGTGAAGTTAATCTTCCGCGAGTTCTTGTCTCGCAATCCGACCCCGGACGAAATGAAATTGCTCTCCGGCTTCCTGGAGAAAGAAACGCGGCACTATTCCGAGAAACCGGTGGACGCGCGGACGTTAACCGGCGCGGCCGCGGGCGAGAAACCGGCGACCGTCGCCGCGCGGGCCGCCTGGGTCGCGCTCGCGCGAACGCTCATGAACCTGGACGAGTTCGTGACGAAGAATTAG
- a CDS encoding AAA family ATPase, translating to MIPHRIKLTGFLSYKDEQEVEFGAAPLWMLAGTNGSGKSSIFDAVTYALFGHHRGGSQNASELINKESNSMAVEFDFKLERNLFRIKRTLRRSAKGAISGTQQLFRHLSGNSNYEAGWEPVPDTGKKVDFDKWIHDKIGLNYETFTSSVLLLQGKAEKLLDARPSGRAEVLAGIVDLERYQRLHEKANTRKLELKSKLDALSHQQNAVPEVPDMEYLAAIVKIEDGEQVRDAARAKIDELMAVETQARRWAEAEGRLAATKLKLANAESLLGAAVKIEAEFARLRELREVLPTVNTVVTMKGQFAESERKTQKLQKDREEAQERKQRAEHALDQGKKKRAALQKQLATDEQKLAAVIARLRELTGLLEKVRFVEEHEAELKRLDDDLRRLPPDPEAAARAAHEETDRLTELNRILPILERFSVERHDLGVARKTETAARVEQQRVQADGERMKADAAKLKPEVEKAKQARAAADQQVAVTRAMAEQARAAAGEFASLSGEKACRACGQPLTKEHLAEEKKKREKEARAAEEKHRSAIDAQTTAVQAERDLIARETELTEKLDKLRETYRDQVAHVKQAAADIKRLADSLDLRYAEMPEPYRSRIAPAAVADWGTTAFPERDELVSLRRDAGGLDPAKRRWRETQDVLTKWTQLRAKVESGRTSLSRQKTALGTADPEALRREHQDKQAQEAGLVRDVKGAKQTLMQLETEIDIQGREAHTAVQHLTDIAGKLATEEVTRKHCTDTADRGKKGLPPAWQAAVEQAGMGQYHEWKIECDTIAAAGTEAKYKQLEVARAGLTTLRQEITDLAAAAEAFPPETRRAPDEVKLLLAGARTAFDERDKEWRDAQRQKAVLDGYREQRAKLGEQWTRTDGEHNRYKTLAELLGRDRLQRHLVRQAERQIVDYANAVLDRLSGGQLFLRLVGGDDGAGTDRALELEAYNRVTGGAPINVAFLSGSQRFRVAVSLALGIGQYASRQHRPIESVIIDEGFGCLDRQGRQVMIQELQNLRGHLQCILLVSHQEEFADAFPDGYRFELNEGSTRVSRFQR from the coding sequence GTGATTCCCCACCGTATCAAACTGACCGGTTTCCTCTCCTACAAGGACGAACAGGAGGTCGAGTTCGGGGCCGCGCCGCTCTGGATGCTCGCGGGGACCAACGGCAGCGGGAAATCGTCGATCTTTGACGCGGTCACTTACGCGCTCTTCGGCCACCACCGCGGCGGCAGCCAAAATGCGTCCGAGTTGATTAATAAGGAGTCGAACTCGATGGCAGTCGAGTTCGATTTCAAGCTCGAAAGAAATCTCTTCCGAATCAAGCGCACGCTCCGCCGCAGTGCGAAGGGGGCGATTTCCGGTACACAACAACTCTTCCGCCACCTGTCTGGCAATTCCAACTACGAGGCCGGCTGGGAGCCGGTCCCGGACACTGGTAAAAAGGTCGACTTCGACAAGTGGATTCACGACAAGATCGGGCTGAACTACGAGACATTCACGTCGTCCGTGCTGTTGTTGCAGGGCAAAGCCGAGAAACTCCTCGACGCCCGACCGAGCGGTCGGGCCGAGGTACTTGCGGGTATCGTTGATTTGGAGCGTTACCAGCGCCTCCACGAGAAGGCGAACACCCGCAAGCTCGAACTCAAATCCAAGCTCGACGCCCTCTCCCACCAGCAGAACGCGGTTCCGGAAGTGCCGGACATGGAGTACCTGGCCGCGATCGTGAAGATCGAGGACGGGGAACAGGTGCGGGACGCGGCCCGGGCGAAGATCGACGAACTGATGGCCGTGGAAACTCAGGCCCGACGGTGGGCGGAGGCGGAGGGCCGGCTGGCGGCAACCAAACTAAAACTCGCGAACGCGGAATCCCTGCTCGGCGCGGCGGTCAAGATCGAGGCAGAGTTTGCCCGGCTCCGTGAGTTGCGCGAAGTGCTGCCGACCGTCAACACGGTCGTCACCATGAAGGGGCAGTTCGCCGAGTCCGAGCGCAAGACCCAAAAACTCCAGAAAGACCGCGAGGAAGCCCAGGAACGCAAACAGCGAGCCGAACACGCGCTCGACCAGGGCAAGAAGAAGCGAGCCGCCTTGCAAAAGCAACTCGCCACCGACGAACAAAAGCTGGCAGCCGTCATCGCCCGCCTCCGCGAACTCACGGGGCTACTTGAGAAAGTCCGGTTCGTGGAGGAACACGAGGCCGAGTTGAAGCGCCTCGACGACGACCTGCGGCGGCTCCCGCCAGATCCCGAAGCCGCCGCGCGGGCCGCTCACGAAGAGACTGATCGCCTCACCGAACTGAACCGCATTTTGCCGATCCTGGAGCGATTCTCGGTCGAGCGGCATGACCTCGGCGTCGCCCGGAAGACCGAGACGGCTGCCAGGGTCGAGCAACAGCGGGTGCAAGCGGACGGCGAGCGGATGAAGGCGGACGCCGCGAAACTGAAGCCGGAGGTCGAGAAGGCGAAACAGGCTCGCGCGGCGGCCGACCAGCAGGTCGCGGTGACGCGGGCGATGGCCGAGCAGGCCCGGGCGGCGGCCGGCGAGTTCGCCTCCCTCTCGGGCGAAAAGGCGTGCCGGGCGTGCGGTCAACCGCTGACGAAGGAACATCTCGCCGAAGAAAAGAAGAAGCGCGAGAAGGAGGCCCGAGCCGCCGAAGAGAAGCATCGATCTGCGATCGACGCCCAGACGACAGCCGTCCAGGCGGAGCGCGACCTGATCGCCCGCGAAACTGAACTGACGGAAAAGCTCGACAAGCTTCGCGAGACCTACCGCGATCAGGTCGCCCACGTCAAGCAAGCTGCCGCCGACATCAAACGGCTCGCCGACTCGCTCGACCTGCGGTACGCCGAGATGCCGGAGCCGTACCGCTCGCGCATCGCCCCGGCCGCCGTCGCCGACTGGGGCACCACCGCGTTCCCAGAGCGTGACGAGCTAGTTAGTCTCCGGCGGGATGCGGGCGGCCTCGACCCCGCCAAGCGAAGATGGCGTGAGACCCAGGATGTACTCACCAAGTGGACACAACTTCGGGCCAAGGTCGAGTCCGGTCGAACGTCACTGTCCCGGCAGAAGACGGCTCTGGGCACAGCCGACCCCGAAGCTCTTCGCCGCGAACACCAGGACAAACAGGCGCAAGAAGCCGGACTGGTCCGCGATGTCAAGGGAGCAAAGCAGACGTTGATGCAGCTCGAAACTGAAATCGACATACAAGGCCGCGAGGCTCACACCGCCGTCCAGCACCTGACCGACATCGCCGGCAAACTCGCCACCGAAGAGGTGACCCGCAAGCACTGCACCGACACGGCCGACCGCGGCAAGAAGGGGCTTCCGCCCGCATGGCAGGCGGCCGTCGAGCAGGCCGGGATGGGCCAGTACCACGAGTGGAAGATCGAGTGCGACACGATCGCCGCGGCCGGCACGGAAGCCAAATACAAGCAACTCGAAGTCGCCCGCGCCGGCCTGACCACCTTGCGCCAGGAAATCACCGACCTCGCGGCCGCGGCCGAGGCATTCCCACCCGAGACGCGCCGCGCGCCGGACGAGGTGAAGCTCCTACTGGCCGGCGCGCGCACCGCGTTCGACGAGCGGGACAAGGAGTGGCGCGACGCCCAGCGGCAGAAGGCGGTCCTCGACGGCTACCGCGAGCAGCGGGCGAAGCTCGGCGAGCAGTGGACGCGGACCGACGGCGAACATAACCGCTACAAGACGCTGGCTGAACTCCTCGGCCGAGACCGACTCCAGCGCCACCTCGTCCGCCAGGCGGAACGGCAGATCGTCGATTACGCGAACGCCGTCCTCGACCGGCTGAGCGGTGGCCAGTTATTTCTGCGGCTGGTCGGCGGGGACGACGGCGCGGGCACCGACCGGGCCCTGGAACTGGAGGCGTACAACCGCGTGACTGGCGGCGCGCCGATCAACGTAGCGTTCCTGAGCGGCAGCCAGCGGTTCCGGGTCGCCGTGAGCCTCGCGCTCGGCATCGGCCAGTACGCGAGTCGGCAGCACCGGCCGATCGAGAGTGTGATTATCGACGAAGGATTCGGCTGCCTCGACCGCCAGGGCCGCCAGGTCATGATCCAGGAGTTGCAAAACCTCCGCGGCCACCTGCAATGCATCCTGCTCGTCAGCCACCAGGAAGAATTCGCCGACGCGTTCCCGGACGGCTACCGGTTCGAGTTGAACGAAGGTTCGACCAGGGTGAGCCGGTTCCAGAGGTAA
- a CDS encoding FHA domain-containing protein, translated as MRTVTFLVLEGVDKGRVFRDLSVPVTIGREEGNVLRLNDERISRYHAKVQSEEDDIILTDLESTNGTRVNGATIQIRRLRPGDQVSIGRSMLLFGTMEEIEARRVAATPASHGGTQTIRADELAAASGRVSVAAASRKPEPIAPGEWSARDTDIPPLPNRLSGAQAARLAEIFDYLHRGVTNAVENIEANEEGTEVRLGFNEWQTIQAVQMLLARYGRMVSEPETHE; from the coding sequence ATGCGCACGGTGACGTTCCTCGTTCTTGAAGGTGTCGATAAAGGGCGAGTGTTCCGCGATCTTTCCGTGCCGGTTACGATCGGGCGGGAAGAGGGCAACGTCCTCCGGCTCAACGACGAGCGGATCAGTCGGTATCACGCCAAGGTTCAGTCCGAAGAAGACGACATCATCTTGACCGATCTGGAGAGCACCAACGGCACGCGCGTCAACGGCGCCACGATCCAGATCCGTCGGCTCCGGCCCGGCGACCAAGTGTCCATCGGCCGCAGCATGCTTCTCTTCGGCACGATGGAAGAGATCGAAGCCCGCCGCGTGGCCGCTACGCCGGCCTCCCACGGCGGGACGCAAACCATCCGGGCGGACGAGTTGGCCGCCGCCTCGGGTCGAGTCTCGGTCGCCGCCGCGAGCCGGAAGCCGGAACCCATCGCCCCCGGCGAATGGAGCGCCCGCGACACCGACATTCCCCCTCTGCCGAACCGGCTCAGCGGTGCCCAGGCCGCCCGCCTGGCCGAGATCTTCGATTACCTGCACCGCGGCGTTACGAACGCGGTCGAGAACATCGAAGCGAACGAAGAAGGCACCGAAGTCCGGCTCGGCTTCAACGAATGGCAAACGATCCAGGCCGTTCAAATGCTCCTCGCCCGCTACGGCCGGATGGTCTCCGAGCCCGAAACGCACGAGTAA
- a CDS encoding CotH kinase family protein — protein sequence MKCAILTSCLAIVAGTVMALSAADPAPPSRPVTERDALFNKSRVIDLTIEVNKSEVDSLQRDPRKYVKVSLKENNTKYADAGMHLKGAVGSFRNFDDKPGLTFNMDKFVDAQRYHGLDKFHLANSVQDPTYLSELICGELYRAAGVPASRISHAAVTLNGRKKGLYYLKEGYDKEFLRINFGSHNGNFYDGGFLRDIDQPLELISGKGDVADQGDLKALLAAAREKDEKKRFEKMEKVLDVDRFISFLVLQVVTWDWDGYPIKRNNYRIYHDPKTNKITFLPSGMDQMFGDTNGPILPNFDGIVAAELMKTAAGKKRYYTRMREIMSTVYNVDRLTKRLDELEAVVQPALKSVDDGAGRDYKNQVDRLRDAIKQRAKSVNEQLKQVK from the coding sequence GTGAAGTGCGCCATCCTGACCTCGTGTTTGGCCATTGTTGCCGGCACCGTGATGGCGCTTTCGGCCGCGGACCCCGCCCCGCCTTCGCGACCCGTAACCGAGCGCGACGCCCTATTTAATAAGTCGCGCGTGATCGATCTGACAATCGAAGTGAACAAGAGTGAAGTGGATTCTCTACAGCGCGACCCGCGGAAATACGTCAAGGTGTCCCTGAAGGAAAACAACACCAAATACGCCGACGCGGGCATGCACTTGAAGGGTGCGGTCGGGAGCTTTCGCAACTTCGACGACAAGCCCGGCCTCACGTTTAACATGGACAAGTTCGTGGACGCCCAGCGATATCACGGGCTGGATAAGTTCCACCTCGCCAACTCGGTCCAGGACCCGACCTACCTGTCCGAACTGATCTGCGGCGAACTGTACCGAGCCGCGGGTGTTCCGGCCTCACGGATCAGTCACGCCGCGGTCACGCTCAACGGCCGCAAGAAGGGGCTTTACTATCTCAAAGAGGGCTACGACAAGGAATTCCTCCGCATCAATTTCGGTAGCCACAACGGGAACTTCTACGACGGCGGGTTCCTGCGGGACATCGACCAACCGCTCGAACTCATTTCGGGCAAGGGAGACGTGGCCGATCAGGGCGACCTCAAGGCACTGCTCGCCGCCGCACGCGAGAAGGACGAAAAGAAACGGTTTGAAAAGATGGAGAAGGTACTCGATGTAGATCGGTTCATCAGCTTCCTCGTACTCCAGGTCGTGACGTGGGACTGGGACGGCTACCCGATCAAACGCAACAATTACCGCATCTACCACGACCCGAAGACGAACAAGATCACCTTTCTCCCGTCCGGAATGGACCAGATGTTCGGCGACACCAACGGCCCCATCTTGCCTAACTTCGACGGCATCGTCGCCGCCGAGCTGATGAAAACGGCCGCGGGGAAGAAACGGTACTACACCCGGATGCGCGAGATCATGTCGACGGTGTACAACGTGGATCGATTAACCAAGCGATTGGACGAACTGGAAGCGGTTGTTCAACCGGCTTTGAAATCCGTTGATGACGGCGCGGGGCGCGATTACAAGAACCAGGTTGACCGGCTGCGCGACGCCATCAAACAGCGAGCCAAAAGCGTCAACGAGCAGTTGAAGCAAGTGAAGTAA
- a CDS encoding 2Fe-2S iron-sulfur cluster-binding protein, with the protein MPKLTVEGMGTFDVPVDKRLVLALTDEAKVDQLHACGGNARCTTCKVEFVSGEPDQMTEAEKAVLAAKGLTGVRLSCQIACKQDMTVRVISRLAGSGRANAGNRPLEIITPPPVWVAK; encoded by the coding sequence GTGCCAAAGCTTACGGTTGAAGGAATGGGGACGTTCGACGTTCCGGTCGACAAACGATTGGTACTCGCCCTGACGGACGAGGCCAAAGTCGACCAACTTCATGCGTGTGGCGGAAACGCCCGGTGTACGACGTGCAAAGTCGAGTTCGTGTCCGGCGAACCCGACCAAATGACGGAAGCTGAGAAAGCCGTCCTGGCTGCCAAGGGGCTCACTGGGGTCCGGCTCAGCTGCCAAATCGCGTGTAAGCAGGACATGACCGTTCGCGTGATCAGCCGGCTCGCCGGCAGCGGTCGGGCGAACGCGGGCAACCGCCCGCTGGAAATCATTACTCCGCCGCCCGTCTGGGTGGCGAAGTAA